One window of Saccharopolyspora phatthalungensis genomic DNA carries:
- the ffh gene encoding signal recognition particle protein — MFDTLSDRLTSVLTNLRGKGRLSDADIDATAREIRIALLEADVALPVVRNFIKGVKDRAKGAEVSQALNPAQQVIKIVNEELVTILGGETRRLEYAKNPPTVIMLAGLQGSGKTTLAGKLAKWLAGQGHTPLLVACDLQRPNAVNQLQVVGERAGVPVFAPEPGNGVGDPVGVSRRSLDEARRAQHDVVIVDTAGRLGIDEEMMKQAADIRDAITPDEILFVLDAMIGQDAVNTAEAFRDGVGFSGVVLTKLDGDARGGAALSVREVTGQPIMFASSGEKLEDFDIFHPDRMANRILGMGDLLTLIEQAEQAFDQEQAEQAAQKLGTGQLTLEDFLEQMQAVRRMGPLQNLLGMLPGAGQIKDQLANFDEKSLDRIQAIIRGMTPAERADPKIINASRRQRIARGSGVAISEINDLVNRFFEARKMMQQMAGQFGGFGGGGSRNRKGKKGKKGKKGRGPTQPKGMRGLPGGFPGLPPGGMGMPGSGPDLSKLEGGMNDLPPGFDPSKLNFGKKK; from the coding sequence GTGTTCGACACTCTCTCCGACCGGCTCACTTCGGTCCTGACGAACCTGCGCGGCAAGGGGCGGCTGTCCGACGCGGACATCGACGCCACCGCGCGGGAAATCCGCATCGCCCTCCTCGAAGCCGACGTGGCGCTTCCCGTGGTGCGCAACTTCATCAAGGGTGTCAAGGATCGCGCCAAGGGGGCCGAGGTCTCGCAGGCGCTGAACCCGGCCCAGCAGGTCATCAAGATCGTCAACGAGGAACTGGTCACCATCCTCGGGGGCGAAACGCGTCGGCTGGAGTACGCCAAGAACCCGCCCACCGTGATCATGCTGGCGGGTCTGCAGGGCTCCGGTAAGACGACGCTGGCCGGCAAGCTCGCCAAGTGGCTCGCCGGGCAGGGCCACACCCCGCTGCTGGTCGCCTGCGACCTGCAGCGCCCGAACGCCGTGAACCAGTTGCAGGTGGTCGGGGAGCGCGCCGGGGTGCCGGTGTTCGCGCCGGAGCCCGGCAACGGCGTCGGCGACCCGGTCGGGGTGTCCCGCCGCAGCCTCGACGAGGCCCGGCGCGCGCAGCACGACGTCGTCATCGTCGACACCGCCGGCCGGCTGGGCATCGACGAAGAAATGATGAAGCAGGCCGCCGACATCCGGGACGCGATCACCCCGGACGAGATCCTGTTCGTGCTGGACGCGATGATCGGTCAGGACGCGGTGAACACCGCCGAGGCATTCCGCGACGGCGTCGGGTTCTCCGGCGTGGTGCTGACCAAGCTCGACGGCGACGCCCGCGGTGGTGCCGCGCTGTCGGTCCGCGAGGTCACCGGCCAGCCGATCATGTTCGCCTCCAGCGGCGAAAAGCTCGAAGACTTCGACATCTTCCACCCGGACCGGATGGCCAACCGGATCCTGGGCATGGGTGACCTGCTGACCCTCATCGAGCAGGCCGAGCAGGCCTTCGACCAGGAGCAGGCCGAGCAGGCCGCGCAGAAGCTGGGCACCGGCCAGCTGACCCTGGAGGACTTCCTGGAGCAGATGCAGGCGGTCCGCCGGATGGGGCCGCTGCAGAACCTGCTGGGCATGCTCCCGGGCGCGGGCCAGATAAAGGACCAGCTGGCCAACTTCGACGAGAAGAGCCTGGACCGCATCCAGGCCATCATCCGCGGCATGACGCCAGCCGAGCGGGCCGATCCGAAGATCATTAACGCGTCTCGGCGGCAGCGCATCGCGCGCGGTTCCGGGGTGGCCATCAGCGAGATCAACGACCTGGTCAACCGCTTCTTCGAAGCCCGCAAGATGATGCAGCAGATGGCCGGGCAGTTCGGCGGATTCGGCGGCGGTGGCAGCCGGAACCGCAAGGGCAAGAAGGGAAAGAAGGGCAAGAAGGGGCGCGGCCCGACCCAGCCCAAGGGCATGCGCGGCCTGCCCGGCGGTTTCCCCGGGCTGCCCCCGGGCGGCATGGGCATGCCGGGCTCCGGCCCAGACCTGTCCAAGCTGGAGGGCGGCATGAACGACCTGCCCCCCGGTTTCGACCCGTCGAAGCTGAACTTCGGCAAGAAGAAATGA
- a CDS encoding metal-dependent hydrolase family protein, with protein MTALHLRAVVLPDGVHRELWVRDGRISLEPVPGATTVFDGGYVLPGLVDAHCHVGIGADGPVELDEAAAQAEADRDAGTLLIRDCGSPVDTRPLRERADLPRIIRAGKHLARPKRYLPYLADQLENEEQLPAAVAEQVAYGDGWIKLVGDWIDRSVGDLAPLWSDEALAEAIATAHRLGARVTAHVFGESALPGLIAAGIDCIEHGTGLTDDTVEMMARHGTALVPTLINVENFPSFAAAATRYPAYAAHMTDLYERADRTVAKAIEAGIPVYAGTDAGGGIAHGLLADEVLALHRVGMSAEQALGAASWAAREWLGWSGLEHGAPADLVCYDADPRKDLTVLGHPKRIVLRGNVVG; from the coding sequence ATGACCGCGCTGCACCTGCGCGCCGTCGTGCTGCCCGACGGCGTGCATCGCGAACTGTGGGTCCGCGACGGACGGATCAGCCTGGAGCCGGTGCCCGGGGCCACGACGGTGTTCGACGGCGGCTACGTGCTGCCGGGTCTGGTCGACGCGCACTGCCATGTCGGGATCGGCGCCGACGGCCCGGTGGAGCTCGACGAGGCCGCGGCGCAGGCAGAAGCCGACCGGGACGCCGGAACATTGCTGATTCGCGACTGCGGCTCACCGGTCGACACCCGGCCGCTGCGGGAGCGCGCGGACCTGCCCCGGATCATCCGAGCTGGCAAGCACTTGGCGCGCCCCAAGCGTTACCTCCCGTACCTGGCCGACCAGCTGGAGAACGAGGAGCAGTTGCCCGCCGCGGTCGCCGAACAGGTCGCTTACGGCGACGGCTGGATCAAGCTCGTCGGCGACTGGATCGACCGGTCGGTGGGCGACCTCGCGCCGCTGTGGAGCGACGAGGCGCTGGCCGAGGCGATCGCGACGGCGCACCGCCTGGGTGCCCGCGTCACCGCGCACGTCTTCGGCGAGTCCGCGCTGCCCGGCCTGATCGCGGCGGGCATCGACTGCATCGAGCACGGCACCGGGCTCACCGACGACACGGTCGAGATGATGGCGCGGCACGGCACGGCGCTGGTGCCGACCTTGATCAACGTCGAGAACTTCCCCTCCTTCGCGGCGGCTGCGACCAGGTACCCGGCCTACGCCGCGCACATGACCGATCTGTACGAGCGGGCCGACCGGACGGTCGCCAAGGCGATCGAGGCGGGCATCCCCGTGTACGCAGGCACCGACGCCGGTGGCGGTATCGCGCACGGCTTGCTGGCCGACGAAGTGCTCGCGCTGCACCGGGTCGGGATGTCGGCCGAGCAGGCCCTGGGCGCGGCGTCGTGGGCCGCGCGTGAGTGGCTGGGCTGGTCCGGGCTTGAGCACGGCGCCCCGGCCGACCTGGTCTGCTACGACGCGGATCCGCGCAAGGACCTGACGGTCCTGGGCCACCCCAAGCGCATCGTCCTGCGCGGCAACGTCGTCGGCTGA